The candidate division KSB1 bacterium sequence CGGACAAAACCGATGATCGCGGGCAGCCTTCAACCACGAGCTATCGCGGTTCCGACGAGCCCAATACCTCGAATAATGATCCCTTTAATATAACGAGAATGACATCCGAATATGAATGGATGTCATCCGGCCACATGTCGCCGCGCCATGCCGATCGGGTTGAACCGCAAGGCCGGTTCGACGAGCCCACCGGCGATCCTTCGCTTGGCACCCCGGGCGGGTTCTCGAATTGCAACGGCTACGGCCCCTACACCTTAAAGCCTGGCGAAAGCATTCATCTTGTCATGGCCGAAGGCGCCGCCGGCTTGAACCGTGAGATGCAGGAGAAAATTGGCCGGCAATATAAGCGAGGCGAAATCACCGCCAGAGTCAAGAACCAATGGGTTTTGACCGGCAAGGATTCCTTGTTCCAAACCTTCCGCCGTGCCATCGCCAATTATCAATCCGGCTACAACATTCCGCAGCCGCCGCTGCCCCCCCGAACTTTCACCGTTACCGGCGGTGGTGATCGCATCAATTTGGCGTGGACACTTTACGATGGCGGCGAGAAAAATTTGACCGGATTCGAAATTTACCGCGCCACCGGGCAAGTTGACAGCACCTATCGTCTCATTTATAAAGCCGGGGCGGGCGAGCGCAGTTATGATGATCGCGGCTTGATTCGCGGCGTCAGTTACTATTATTACATCGTTGCCGTCGGCGATCCCGCCAATAATAACGGTGCCGGCTTGACGCCGCGAGGCGCCTTGAGGAGCAGCCGCTATTATTCGCAAGCGTATGATCCGTCGAATCTCAAACGGCAAGAAGGTGTGCGTTCTGATCCCACGAGCATGGATTCGATTCGTGTCGTGCCCAATCCTTTCAGCCTCGGCGCCAACCCGAATCGTTTGCGCTTCCCCGGCGAGCCGGACAAGATCGCTTTTCTGAATATTCCCGGCCAGTGCACCATCCAGATTTTTACGGAAAGCGGTGAACTGATTAAAACCATCAAACATACCGATGGCAGCGGCGACGCCTATTGGAACTGCACGACGGAGTCCAATCAGATCGTGGTCAGCGGCATTTACATCGCCGTAGTAACGGATCTCACGGAGGTGCCTGGCCGTAAAGGCCGGCGCAAGATCGTTAAATTTGTCGTGGTGCGATAAAGGCTTGTAGTTGCTCTATAAATGTTCACCAAACAAGTGGTCATTCCGGAGGAATGTTTTTTGAATCCAAGTCAAGTGCTCCAATCAAAAAAGATTAACCACGAAAATAGCTTTTGTAGTAATGCCTTCAGGTTCGGTGCCTGAAGGCACTACTACGAAACACATTTTCATCATGATTGGATGTCCAAATGGACATGAACATCCCTCCGGAATGACATGTCGAGAAAAAGGGCATATTACCAAATTTGAAAGTCAAAATGCACGAGACGTTACGACCAACCAAGCCTACGGGTGTGTCAATGAAAAAGCATATTATTTCTCTCTGCGTGAGCAGCGCCTGGCTTCTTCTCATCACCGCAATAGGATTCAGCCAGGCCGCAAGAAAACCCACTGAAAAACGTGCGCAGACCGGCTTGAAGTTTCTTACCGTGACCACGGATGCCCGCGCCGGCGCTTTGGGCGAGGCCTTCACTTCTTTGGAAAGCCCATCTTCTGCCATGTTTTTCAACCCTGCGGGCCTGGCGCGTTTGGAGGGCTTGGCCACGATTGCGCTGGGGCAGGTGAACTGGATCGCCGACATTGACTATGTATTTGGCGCCGCTGCCTTCAGCCCGTTCGACGGCCGGTTCGGCATCTTCGGCGTGAGCATCGTTTCCGTGGATTATGGTGAATTTTTTGGTACGATCCGCTCAGATACCGACGTGCGGGGTTACGAAGACGTCGGCAATTTCACCCCTTCGGCCTTTGCCATTGGGCTGGGCTATGCCAAGGCAATTTCGGACAAATTTGCCGTCGGCGGCAACGTCAAGTATGCCAAGCAAGACCTGGGCAGTGCCATCGTCGGTTTCAAACCTGATGGCGATCACGTGAAAACGAACTATTCGGCGGACGTCGCGGCCTTTGATTTCGGCATCATCTATCGCACCGGCTTCAAGAGCCTGAACTTTGGCATGAACGTGCGCAATTTTTCCAAGGAGATCAAGTATGAAGAGGAGGGTTTTCAATTGCCGCTGACGTTCAAAATCGGCCTCTCCATGAATGCTTTTGACTTATTGTTGCCGGGCAAGGACCATCATGATTTTTTGGTGACAGTGGATGCCGTCCACCCACGTGACTTTTCCGAGCAATTGAATTTCGGCGGTGAATATCTCTTCATGAAAACCGTGGCGCTGCGTGCCGGTTACTCGACGCCGAATGACGAGCACGGCTTCAGCGCCGGCGCCGGCCTGCAGAAGGCGTTGAAGACTTACAAGCTCGCCATCGATTATGCCTATACGCCTTATGGCGTTTTCGATAATGTCAATCGGATTACGGTGCAGTTTGCATTTTGATCTTCGTTTGTAGTCGTTCGTCGTAGCGCCTTCAGGCGCTGCGGTTGGAAATTTGAAAAAGTTGCCGGATTAACCGAACCTGATTGTTGTTTCTCATATCCACACGTCTAAAGGCATTACTACGAGGTTATGAAGAAACGGATGGAATGAAAAATGAAAAAACTCCTGTTACGTCATGACCTGTTGAAGGCGGTGGCGCTTCTCACCGGAGTGATCCCCCTCCTCTTGCTGGCGGGCTGCGAGAACAACACCACGCCCAGCCTGTTCGATCCCAATGCCCCCAAAAGACCGAACCCCGTTATCAGCTCGATTCAACCCGCCGATAGCGCGCTGGCCGGGGTGGGCGAGTTGACGATCAAGGGCCAGAATTTTTCTTCCATACCTGAGGAAAACATCGTTTTGTTTAATACTGACCCGGCCGTGGTTTTATCCGCATCTCCAACCGAGCTGAAAGTCAAAACGCCGAATATTGTTGCCGAGACCATCTCGATTCGCATCACGGTTCGGGGGGCGGAATTGTTTACCCCACCCGTGCGGTATAAATTAAAACCAGCGGCGGTGCTCTTTGGTGATTTAAAAGATCCCGGCAGGGACGTGGTGAAGGCTTTTGGCATGGATGTCGATCGCAATGGCAATGTTTATGTGTCAACGGAATTGAACACGATCAAAAAAGTGGCTCCGGACGGAAAAGTGACCGTGGTGAAGTCAAATACCAGTTTCATTCGGGCCAACGCCTTGAAAGTCGGGCCGGGCAATATTCTCTATGCGACGAACGTGATTGCGCGGCTCCGAAGAATTTCCACCATCGCGCCGGATGGCACTGAAAGCGTGTTTGTTTCATTCCCCGCCAATCCACAGGATTTGGATTTCGATGCCAATGGCAACATTTGGGTGACCGTCGATACCGACGTCTATCTCGTCAAGCCGGACAAAACCGCAACAAGAGTTGACGGCTATCCGGTCACGTTGGCCGCATTGCGGGTGTATAATGGTTACGTGTATGTTGCCGGCAGGAACACCGCCACCGGCGAAGAAAAAATCTGGCGCAGCCCAATTCAAGGCGAAACCCTCGGCGCCAAGGAAGTGGTTTTGGATGTTGCAGCCGCAAATTGGCTAAGAGGTGGAAGCGTCCTGGCTTTGACTTTTTCCGCCGACGGTGAAATGTACTTGGGTACGAATCACCCCAGCGGCATCTTTGTGTTGCGTTCGGATGGTAGTCATGGGGTTTTGTATCCCGGCCTGTTTGCGCCCTCGATTTATGCCTTGTCATGGGGGGAGGGAAATTTGCTCTTCGCAGTCCAGCAATTGAGCAATACCTCGAATTTGATTAAAATCGACGCCGGAAAAAAAGGTGCGCCGTACTACGGCCGACGCTAGGCAGCCTTTTGGACTTTCGTTAAGATAATGGATGGAAATAAAAGTTTGTAGTGATGCCTTCAGGCGTTCAACTTTTGTCGGAAGTCCGACGCCTAAATGCGAAATTACGAACCTATTTTCATAAAAATACTATTCAAGGAGATCTGTCTATGAAAGCTTAAAAACAACTTCATTTTCAAAAGACAAGAAAGATCCCAACCGAACCCCAAAACGCGAATGGAGGTTTTACGATGAACACCGTTGTTAAAAGAAGTTGTCTGATTTTACTGCTCATGAGTTTGTTGGCTTTGCCGGCGCTGGCACAAAATGCCCGCGTCCAGTTCATTCACAACTCCGGCGACATCGACGCCAGGCCGATTGACCTCTACGTCGGCGATTCCCTGTACGTGGACCAATTCACCTACCGGACGGCAACCCCGTTTCGCAATGTGCCAAGTGGCAGCGTCAAGATCCTACTGACGCATCCCACACGAAAGGATTCGATTGTCGCCGATGTCAATTTGGATTTGGCGGCCGGCGGCACGTATGTGTGTATTATTAACGGCATCTTGAAAATCAATTTGAACAAGTATGCCAACCCGGACCCGGCAAATCGCAACATTCAGATTTCTGTATTTGCCGCCCCCAACGCGCGCGAAACCGCCAGCAATAGCGCCAAGGTGGAGTTTTTCGTGAACAACGGTAATACCGACGGCCCAATCGGCGGATTGGATTTTTTCACCGTTGGCAGCACCACGCCGTTCGTCGACAATTTGGGCTACAGCCAAAGCACGACGAGCTATATTTCCATCGATCCGGGCAAGTACACCTATGATGTCAAAGAAGGCAATGACAACACGAAATTGCTCGGCTCTTATGAAGGCGACTTTACCGCCGACGCCGGTAAATCGGCGGTCGTGCTGGCCTCCGGCTTTGTGAATCCGGCGGCCAACCAGGGCAGCCAAAAGTTGGGCTTGATCGCCGTTTTTGCGGATGGCACTGTAAAAACGTTTCGCACCATCGAAATCCTTCCCGCTGGCAAATGGAAACTTGTGGCCTCGCCCTACAAATTCACGGATTTCATTGGCGCCGATACGCTGGTGAATGGCGGGCATGGCATTGCGGTTGATAGAAGAAATCGCATTTGGATTGGAAATTTCAATGCCGCCGGACGTCTGCGCGTTATCAAACCCGATGGCACGCCGGACCCTATTTCACCAATTCAGTTTGTCAAAGTTGGCACCGACTCGGTTAACACCAGTAACTGTCGTGGCATGACGCTGGATAAAGATGGGAGCATTCTTTTTGTTCGTTTCACCCGACTTTACCGGCTTGATCCAGCCACTGGTAAGGCTCTCAAAGTGTTTATTGCACCCGGTAGCCTCTTGTCGCCAATGGTTGACAAAGACAGTTTTATTTGGACTGGAAGAGTCTCAGGAATTAATCCCATCGATGTGATTGATCCGAATTCGTTCGCCTCCTCTCAGCAAATTAACCTCAAAAGCCCGCCGGGATTTGGCCGCGGCATCGGCATTACGGCTGACGCGCGAAAAATTTTTACCCCCGATCTTGGTTCAAGCGGCGGCCCACTTTATATTTGGACAACAACCGATTTTATCAACTACACCAAGACCGACAGCATTTACACCAACGACAAGGGCGAGCTCATCATGCGGACGAACCGCCAGACGATGAACTGGCATCCCAAGGACAGCACGCTGTGGGTTTCGGTGGATCGGGCCAGCACGCCGGTCAACAACGCCGACAATGGCTTGTATGTTTTCGATTTCAAAAAATTTGAATATTTCGTCGTCGCCATGCCGGAGATTAAAAACGCCGCCGGCACCGTTTTGGGGAATGGGCCGCGCAATGTCGCCTTCAGCGTCAGCGGTGACACCGCTTTCGCGGTCAGCTTCGACGGCAGCCGTTTGATGCGTTTCGTCAAAGGCGCGGTCGGCGTCAAAGACAAGCCATTTACCAGAGTTCCGGGAACGTACGAGCTTTTCCAAAACTATCCCAACCCGTTCAATCCTAATACGACGATTGCTTACACGCTTTCGCATTACGCCGTCGTCGAGCTGAAAGTGTATGACAGCCTGGGCCGCGAAGTGAAAACGCTGGTGCACAAAGTCATGCCACCGGGCCGGCACGAAACCACATTCGATGCCGCCGGCCTTGCCTCAGGACTTTATTATTACCGTTTGTACGTTGATGGGCAGGTGTTTACAAAGAGTATGATGCTATTGAAATAAGGCTGTTTCTCGTACTCTTGCTCATACTTTTACTCTTATTCGCTGCAGGGCATCCGAGCTATCAAGCTCGGATGCCTTTTTTATATTTCGCCGCCTTGCCCTGAGAGGAAGAACATGAAGAAACTGCTCCTGTGCATTTTGACAACGTCTGTCTTCATATCAATAAATGTTTTCGCCGGCAGCAATCTCCCCAAGCGCGAGTTTCGCGGCGCGTGGATTGCAACCGTCATTAATCTGGACTGGCCTTCATCGCCCGGCCTCCATCCGCAAACCCAACGCCAAGAGCTCATTCGTATTCTCGACGAATTGCAAGTCGTCGGCATCAACGCCGTCATTTTTCAAGTCCGTTCGGAATGCGATGCGATGTATGCTTCGCGGCTCGAGCCGTGGTCCTACTGGCTCACCGGCAATCAAGGCACCCCGCCAAATCCGTTTTATGATCCGCTCGAGTTCGTCATTGCCGAAGCGCATCAACGCGGCATGGAACTGCACGCCTGGTTTAACCCATACCGCTCGGTGCGCGAAGTCGGCAATTATACCAATGCCTCCAATCATGTGTCGGTCCGACATCCGGACTGGATTATTCAAACCGGCAATACCAAAATTCTGAATCCCGGTCTGCCGATGGCGCGCAGTTATATCACCAGCGTCGTCATGGACGTGGTCAATCGTTACGACGTGGATGGCGTTCATTTTGACGATTACTTTTATCCGTATCCGCCCAATCAAATTTCCAATCAGGATGCCGCGACGTTTTCAACCTATTCGCGCGGGTTTGCCAACATTGGCGATTGGCGGCGCGATAATGTCAATTTGCTGATTAAAATGATTCACGACAGCATTCAAGTTGTCAAGCCTTTTGTGAAATTCGGCATCAGCCCGTTCGGTATTTGGAAAAACGGCGTGCCATCCGGCATTACCGGACTTGATGCGTACAGCACGATTTACTGCGACGCGCTGGCCTGGCTGCAGCAACAAAGCCTCGATTATCTCACGCCGCAACTGTACTGGCCGTTCGGCGGCGGGCAGGATTACGGCAAGCTCATGCCGTGGTGGGCTTCGCAAATGAATGGCCGGCATCTTTACGTCGGCCAGGCCGTATATCGCATTCCGAGCTGGCCGGCCAACGAAATGCCGCGGCAAATCCGCTTGAACCGCAGCAACCCCAACACCCACGGCAGTATTTTCTTTCGCGCGCTGTTCTTTCGAGAAAATCCCCGCGGCTTTACCGACAGCTTAAAAATCGATCTCTATCGCCATCTTGCTTTGTCACCGACGATGAATTGGAAGGATCTGGTGCCGCCGAACCCGCCGCAAAATCTCAGCTTTAAGCGCATTGCCGGAACCGGAACGGCCGGGCTGCGATGGGATATTCCCAATTTTGCCGCCGATGGCGATACGGCTTCGCGCTACGTGGTTTACCGATTCAATCAACCCGCCATCCCGGCCAGCGCGCTTGACGATGCCAGCAACATCATTGCCATAGCAGGTGAGCGTCTCAGCAGACCTCAAACGCCGCCGCCGGAGGCTGGAGCCTATTATTACGTCGTCACCTCGCTCGATCGTAATGCCAATGAAAGCGTCGCAAGCGAGGCCTTGCTGATTTCGCCGCCCTCGACGCCACGGCTCGCTTCCCCGGCGAATGGCGCCATCGTTGAAACGGCGCAAGTTATTTTGCGTTGGTTTTATCCGGATAACGCTTCTTCATACCGCTTGCAAGTTGCGCTCGATTCCACTTTCACGACAAAACTGCTCGTGAATGAAACCGGGATTCTCGATACCTTTAAAATCATCTCCGGCTTCGAGGGCCAGCAAAAGTATTACTGGCGTGTGCAAGCCAGCAATCCCAGCGGCGCCGGTTCGTTCTCGCTCTCGGGAAATTTCACCACTGGATTCCCGGCAGTGGCCTCGCTGGTTTCGCCGGCCAACAATATACGTGACGTCACGCTGCAGCCGACGCTGGTCTGGAGGAAGACGCCCGGCGCCAGCGCCTATCGGTTGCAGCTTGCTTACAACTCTCTTTTTGATTCTCTCTCAACCGTTCTGGATGTGGCCGGCATCATTGACACCTCGTACGCGGTCAGCCGGCTTGAAGGCAATCGTTTTTACTTCTGGCGCGTGCGCGCCGAGAATGCCTTCGGCGCCAGCGCCTGGTCGGCGGTTTGGCGGTTCAAGACCATCGACGTGACTTCCGTTGTCGAAGCGCCAAGCGCGCCCTCAACTTTTGCGTTGTATCAAAACTATCCGAATCCGTTTAACCCCGTCACGACAATTGTCTTTGATTTGCCCAAAGCCGGCGTGACACAGTTGGTCATTTATGACGGCTTGGGCCAGGAAGTATTGAGATTGCTCAACGAGCCGTTGGCCGCCGGACGCCACGAAGTGCCGTTCTATGTGCAAGATTTGCCGTCGGGAATTTATTACTATCGTTTGAAATTCGAGGGGCAGGTGTTGACGAAGAGAATGACGGTTTTGAAATGAAAATAAAACGTAAAGCTTAAAACGTAATTCTGTTACAAGTTAAAGTCTTTACAAAAAAAACAGAGGTTTTTTGCCCACAGAAAAGAAATCCCACAGAATTGGTTTTTGATTTTAATTCAGTGGGCGTTCAAATTCAGTGGGCGATGATTTTTGCCTTGTGGTTCCAGCTCATCCGGCTTATGAATTACGCATTACGTTTTGCTTCGCCTTATCCATTCTTCGCCTGCGCTTTGATTTTCGTGATGGATTGATTGGCTGCGGTGCGCACCGCTTCACTGGGATCGTCGAGGGCTTTGTATAAACTCGGCAGCGCCTTGGCGTTGCCCAGGCGGCCGAGCGCTTCCGCTGCTTGCAGCCGCAGCGCTTTGTTGCCATATTCGAGAGCAGTTGTCAGGTGCGGCAGCGCGTGTTGATCGCCGATGTAGCCGAGCGTGATAATGGCGACGCCGCGCGCAAACGGATCGCTGGAACCGGCGCTGGCCATGGCCAACTCGTAGCCAGCCGTGTGGCCAACCGCCGCCAAAATCGAGGCCGCCAGCAAGCGCGCCAGCAACGGCTGGGAATCATCTCTGACCAATTTTTCAAGTTGTTCCACCAGCGCAGCCCGGCCGTCAAATTCGTGCCGGCAAATTTCCGCAAGCGATTGCGCCGCTTGTTGCCGCACCTCGGGCGTTTCCTGACGGTCGAGCATGCGGGCAACCAGCGCCGTGATGGCTTCAGGCTGGGGAAATGAAGAGAGGGCCCGGCAGGCATACAAACGCGCGGCCGGCGGCGTGGCGGCAAGTTTTCGCAGCAACGGTGACACGGCTTCGGCGGCCCGGATTTGCGACAACACCTCGGCCGCGGCGCCTTGCACGTGGGTTGAGCCGTCCTTTTCGAGAACCCTGATCAAAATCTGCGTATCCTGCTCCGTCGCCATTTTGCCGAAACGATAAACCATTTGCGCCCGCATATGCTCGTCGCGCTCCCGGCGGATTTCTCCGGGAAAAATCCGGCGCATTTTTTCCGGCATGCGCTGCATGTTGTCACACATGGCCTGGGCGCGCGGGTGGCCGGCTTGCAGATAGCAGCGCCACAACAGCAGCGTTGCCGCCGGCTCATCGGCGTTGCGCGCCAAATACCCCTCGAGAAGCTGGATGGCTTCGCTCAGCGGATCAGCAAGCGTGCTTGTGGTTCTTAGATGCAACGCCTGTGATTGTTGATAAAGCGCTTCGGCTTTTTGCAAATCACTGCTGCAGGCGCACAACAGGCAAACGGCGCTGAGAAGTAAAAAAAGTTTTGGCCATTTCATGAAGGATTTCGCACCGAATAAAAATAAACGGTTTTGAGTGATTAAAAGTAACCAAACAGGCGACGGCAGTCACAATATAAAAATTTACCCGAAACAGACACAAGCAAAAAGATTGCCATACTTTTCTCAATTCTGTGCTTGATTAAATCTCCGCTTTTTTATATTTTAGTAGCTATAAAAAAGTTAAGTGCTGGTGTTAAACTTTGAAAGCGCAGTTTGTAAAGTTTCTGTCGCATTTTGCGGCTACCGGTGCGCAAAACTTCGGCTCAGCCTGCCAAAAAATTTCGCACCCGGTCAACCAAAAACTTAAGGATTGCTTATGAGGACCCCGCGATTCTCGCAGTGGATTGCTTTGGCCGCCGTCTCAATCGTCGCGAGCTGGAGCGTTCGCCAGCCGGCGTTGTGGGCGGCGGACAACAAGCCCGTTACCGTTCAAATTTTTTATTCGAGCGACGCCCTGGGCTATCACGATCCATGTGGCTGAAGCGGCAGCAGGCGTGGCGGTCTGGCCAGGCGAATCACAGTCATCGACAGTTTGCGAAAGATTTATCCGGACTT is a genomic window containing:
- a CDS encoding fibronectin type III domain-containing protein, whose amino-acid sequence is MKRRDHGKRLFPAASWVWLILLLAGSTTVGYAQYAIKWMSVGSLHNWYSAIGCEIEEGRIRRQQDGLRWPAIYQYQDMQAAKALWIGAKNFTDERGLSFPYKVVHVGPRVSGAREFFPIKFEMVSRFEPPEVFVDGALSQGEATAENDRVDPSMKWDRLIINVVNSQLGITMTRKIFQFSQEYHDNYIVYDYVFTNTGNVDDDPEIELPNTTLEGVYFYFQYRYAVCAQTRYVIGNATGWGINSMLDTRGDGVKPDPPGENFRAQFAWHGKYPPFTAYDNIGGPIWAPGAGLGTTKADTTGRLGATQFVGIVTLHADKSATDKTDDRGQPSTTSYRGSDEPNTSNNDPFNITRMTSEYEWMSSGHMSPRHADRVEPQGRFDEPTGDPSLGTPGGFSNCNGYGPYTLKPGESIHLVMAEGAAGLNREMQEKIGRQYKRGEITARVKNQWVLTGKDSLFQTFRRAIANYQSGYNIPQPPLPPRTFTVTGGGDRINLAWTLYDGGEKNLTGFEIYRATGQVDSTYRLIYKAGAGERSYDDRGLIRGVSYYYYIVAVGDPANNNGAGLTPRGALRSSRYYSQAYDPSNLKRQEGVRSDPTSMDSIRVVPNPFSLGANPNRLRFPGEPDKIAFLNIPGQCTIQIFTESGELIKTIKHTDGSGDAYWNCTTESNQIVVSGIYIAVVTDLTEVPGRKGRRKIVKFVVVR
- a CDS encoding PorV/PorQ family protein translates to MKKHIISLCVSSAWLLLITAIGFSQAARKPTEKRAQTGLKFLTVTTDARAGALGEAFTSLESPSSAMFFNPAGLARLEGLATIALGQVNWIADIDYVFGAAAFSPFDGRFGIFGVSIVSVDYGEFFGTIRSDTDVRGYEDVGNFTPSAFAIGLGYAKAISDKFAVGGNVKYAKQDLGSAIVGFKPDGDHVKTNYSADVAAFDFGIIYRTGFKSLNFGMNVRNFSKEIKYEEEGFQLPLTFKIGLSMNAFDLLLPGKDHHDFLVTVDAVHPRDFSEQLNFGGEYLFMKTVALRAGYSTPNDEHGFSAGAGLQKALKTYKLAIDYAYTPYGVFDNVNRITVQFAF
- a CDS encoding IPT/TIG domain-containing protein, giving the protein MKKLLLRHDLLKAVALLTGVIPLLLLAGCENNTTPSLFDPNAPKRPNPVISSIQPADSALAGVGELTIKGQNFSSIPEENIVLFNTDPAVVLSASPTELKVKTPNIVAETISIRITVRGAELFTPPVRYKLKPAAVLFGDLKDPGRDVVKAFGMDVDRNGNVYVSTELNTIKKVAPDGKVTVVKSNTSFIRANALKVGPGNILYATNVIARLRRISTIAPDGTESVFVSFPANPQDLDFDANGNIWVTVDTDVYLVKPDKTATRVDGYPVTLAALRVYNGYVYVAGRNTATGEEKIWRSPIQGETLGAKEVVLDVAAANWLRGGSVLALTFSADGEMYLGTNHPSGIFVLRSDGSHGVLYPGLFAPSIYALSWGEGNLLFAVQQLSNTSNLIKIDAGKKGAPYYGRR
- a CDS encoding T9SS type A sorting domain-containing protein — translated: MNTVVKRSCLILLLMSLLALPALAQNARVQFIHNSGDIDARPIDLYVGDSLYVDQFTYRTATPFRNVPSGSVKILLTHPTRKDSIVADVNLDLAAGGTYVCIINGILKINLNKYANPDPANRNIQISVFAAPNARETASNSAKVEFFVNNGNTDGPIGGLDFFTVGSTTPFVDNLGYSQSTTSYISIDPGKYTYDVKEGNDNTKLLGSYEGDFTADAGKSAVVLASGFVNPAANQGSQKLGLIAVFADGTVKTFRTIEILPAGKWKLVASPYKFTDFIGADTLVNGGHGIAVDRRNRIWIGNFNAAGRLRVIKPDGTPDPISPIQFVKVGTDSVNTSNCRGMTLDKDGSILFVRFTRLYRLDPATGKALKVFIAPGSLLSPMVDKDSFIWTGRVSGINPIDVIDPNSFASSQQINLKSPPGFGRGIGITADARKIFTPDLGSSGGPLYIWTTTDFINYTKTDSIYTNDKGELIMRTNRQTMNWHPKDSTLWVSVDRASTPVNNADNGLYVFDFKKFEYFVVAMPEIKNAAGTVLGNGPRNVAFSVSGDTAFAVSFDGSRLMRFVKGAVGVKDKPFTRVPGTYELFQNYPNPFNPNTTIAYTLSHYAVVELKVYDSLGREVKTLVHKVMPPGRHETTFDAAGLASGLYYYRLYVDGQVFTKSMMLLK
- a CDS encoding family 10 glycosylhydrolase, with amino-acid sequence MKKLLLCILTTSVFISINVFAGSNLPKREFRGAWIATVINLDWPSSPGLHPQTQRQELIRILDELQVVGINAVIFQVRSECDAMYASRLEPWSYWLTGNQGTPPNPFYDPLEFVIAEAHQRGMELHAWFNPYRSVREVGNYTNASNHVSVRHPDWIIQTGNTKILNPGLPMARSYITSVVMDVVNRYDVDGVHFDDYFYPYPPNQISNQDAATFSTYSRGFANIGDWRRDNVNLLIKMIHDSIQVVKPFVKFGISPFGIWKNGVPSGITGLDAYSTIYCDALAWLQQQSLDYLTPQLYWPFGGGQDYGKLMPWWASQMNGRHLYVGQAVYRIPSWPANEMPRQIRLNRSNPNTHGSIFFRALFFRENPRGFTDSLKIDLYRHLALSPTMNWKDLVPPNPPQNLSFKRIAGTGTAGLRWDIPNFAADGDTASRYVVYRFNQPAIPASALDDASNIIAIAGERLSRPQTPPPEAGAYYYVVTSLDRNANESVASEALLISPPSTPRLASPANGAIVETAQVILRWFYPDNASSYRLQVALDSTFTTKLLVNETGILDTFKIISGFEGQQKYYWRVQASNPSGAGSFSLSGNFTTGFPAVASLVSPANNIRDVTLQPTLVWRKTPGASAYRLQLAYNSLFDSLSTVLDVAGIIDTSYAVSRLEGNRFYFWRVRAENAFGASAWSAVWRFKTIDVTSVVEAPSAPSTFALYQNYPNPFNPVTTIVFDLPKAGVTQLVIYDGLGQEVLRLLNEPLAAGRHEVPFYVQDLPSGIYYYRLKFEGQVLTKRMTVLK
- a CDS encoding HEAT repeat domain-containing protein, which gives rise to MKWPKLFLLLSAVCLLCACSSDLQKAEALYQQSQALHLRTTSTLADPLSEAIQLLEGYLARNADEPAATLLLWRCYLQAGHPRAQAMCDNMQRMPEKMRRIFPGEIRRERDEHMRAQMVYRFGKMATEQDTQILIRVLEKDGSTHVQGAAAEVLSQIRAAEAVSPLLRKLAATPPAARLYACRALSSFPQPEAITALVARMLDRQETPEVRQQAAQSLAEICRHEFDGRAALVEQLEKLVRDDSQPLLARLLAASILAAVGHTAGYELAMASAGSSDPFARGVAIITLGYIGDQHALPHLTTALEYGNKALRLQAAEALGRLGNAKALPSLYKALDDPSEAVRTAANQSITKIKAQAKNG